The sequence CTGCATAGGAATTTTCAATACCATTTGCAGCAACAAGTTGTTTAACAGCATTATTCACATACTCCTCGCTACCTTCAATTATTAAATTTGGATATTTACTGAACCCTCGCTGTATGTTTTCTATGTATATAATTCCTTTATCTTTTAACTCTTCCAAAGTTATTTTTAAATCTGAATTATTTATATAATATTTATTCTCTAAATTCATTTAATCTCTCCTCTTTTAATTTGTATTTTTATATTAATAAATTATTATAGCTATATTATACATAATATATTTTAGAAGGCATCTTGAAAAATATATAATTACGTATACTAGTCTATTTTCAGATATCTAATTCAAATTAGTAGTGGAACTAATTAAAGTTACTAAATACCTATAGAACTGTTCCAATAAAATGTTGGTGGACAAGCGTAAAACTTTCGACATTTTTCTACTTATTTCTACCAACATTTAGATGGAATAGTTCTATACAGTCTTTGAAAATATATATTAACACCCATTAACAAACCACAAAATTATTAATAACTCTAAATTCATTTTATATATAGTCTGGAAAAATAAAATTGCATCTATGTAACCATTATTGCAGTCAAACACTAAATATTAGAAGCAAATAATTAGTTGTAATATATCCCAACAGTCCTATGGAAAATAAATCAATCATAAATTATCCACTAATTATTTAATAGTAATGGGGCACAATAAAATCAGATAAATATATTTTAAAAAAGGAGTGACCTTTATGGAAGATAAAAATAAAAAAGAACACTTCATGGGAATACCTATAGAAAAACATGATACAGCTGCTTGGGCAAATATAGAAGATACAAAGCCTGTTTCCAATGTGTCTGTACCTGCTAAAAGTGAAACAAGAAATGCTAAAGATTGGGTAGACGCTAATCAAAAATAGCAAGAAATCTGAAAAGATTTCTTGCTATTTTTTTATTGTAATACTATTTTTTTATTACAATATTATTCATCTTACGTAAAACCTTAATAATACTAGCTTTTTGATTAACTATTTTTTATTATAGTGTTATTTATCTGCTAGATATTTGTATTTATCATATCTTTCACGAGCATTCTTCTCAGCTGCATCAGCCATTTTTTCTGCTATATCTGGGAACATAGTCATTAATGAAGAGTATCTTATCTCTCCTTGAATGAATTCTTTAAATGGTTTTGTTGGCTCTTTTGAATCTAATGTAAATGGATTGCTTCCCTCTTCACTTAACATTGGATTGTATCTATATAGATGCCAATATCCTGATTCAACAGCTTTCTTTTCTTCTGCTATGCTTGTGCCCATACCTGATTTTATACCATGGCTAATACAAGGTGCATAAGCAATTATTAATGATGGTCCTTTATATGCTTCTGCTTCTGCAATTGCTTTAATAGCATGATTCATATTAGCACCTAAAGCTATTTGAGCAACATATACATATCCATAGCTCATAGCCATCATTCCAAGGTCCTTCTTCTTTGTCTTCTTACCTGCAGCAGCAAATTTAGCTACAGCTCCAGTTGGAGTAGATTTAGATGATTGGCCACCAGTGTTGGAGTAGATTTCTGTATCCATTACAAATATATTTACATCTTCTCCTGAGGATAATACTTGATCTACACCTCCAAAACCTATATCATATGCCCATCCATCTCCACCTATTATCCATTGAGATTTCTTTACCAAATAATCTTTCCTCTCCATTATTTCCTTGAAGACTTGATTATTTTCACAATCTTGATTTTTCAATGCTTCAACTATTTTAGCTGTAGCTTCTTTTGAGCCTTCTGCATCATCCACTGAAGCTAACCATTGGTTGAATGCATCTTTAAGCTCTGGAGCAATTTCAGTTTGCAATGCTTGTTGCATTAGCTGAACTAACTTTTCTCTAATTTGCTTTACACCTATATACATTCCAAAACCGTACTCGGCATTATCTTCAAAAAGAGAATTTCCCCAAGAAGGACCTTTTCCTTCAGAATTTGTTGAATATGGAATTGATGGTGCACTTCCACCCCAAATAGATGAACAACCAGTAGCATTAGCTATCATCATTCTATCTCCAAATAATTGAGTTAATAGCTTAATATATGGAGTTTCACCACATCCAGGGCAAGCACCATTAAACTCTAATAATGGTCTTACAAATTGACTTCCTTTTAAAGTTTTTGGATCCATCAAGTTATTCTTAGTGCTTATAGTAAGTCCATACTCCCAATTTTCTGCTTGTTCTAAGATTTGCTCTTCAGCACTCTTCATAATTAAAGCTTTACCTGGTGCTGGACAAACATCTGCACAATTACCACAACCAGTACAATCGAGAGGACTTATTTGAATACGATATCCTAATCCCTCAAGTCCTTTTCCTACAGCATCCTTTGTCATAAATGTATCAATTGCTTTTTGTTTCTCTTCCTCATTTAATAAATAAGGTCTTATTACTGCATGAGGACAAATGTATGAACATTGATTACATTGAATACACTTATCAATTTGCCACTCTGGCACCATAACTGCAATACCTCTTTTTTCATAAGAAGTAGTACCAAGTGGGAAGGTTCCATCCTCCATTCCATTGAATGCACTAACTGGAAGATTATCTCCTTCATTTCTAGCCATAACTCTTTGAATATTCTTAACAAAATCAGGTTCTTCCTTCACTGCTGTGTCCTTAGCTTGCGCATTCTTCCATGTATCTGGGATAGTGACTTTATGTACTAATTCAATACCTTGGTCAATTGCTGCTTTATTCATATCTACAATCTTTTGACCCTTTTTACCATAAGACTTTTCAACTGAACTCTTTAGAAGTTCTACTGCTTGATTTACCTCAATAACATTTGCCAATTTAAAGAATGCAGATTGCATAATCATGTTTATTCTGCCACCTAAGCCTATATTTCTAGCAACAGAAACTGCATCTATTGTGTAAAAATTAATATTGTTTTCAGCTAAATACTTTTTCATTGATGCAGGTAAATTTTCTTCTAGTTCTTGGTCTTTCCATGGACAGTTTAAAACAAAAGTACCATTTTTCTTTAATCCCTTTAATACATCGAAATTGTATATAAAGGATTTATTATGGCAAGCTATATAATCTGCATTATTAATTAAATATGGAGATTTAATTCTTTGCTTTCCAAATCTTAAGTGAGAAATAGTGCTTCCACCTGATTTCTTACTATCATATGCAAAATATGCTTGAGCATATAAATCAGTATTATCCCCTATAATTTTAACTGCTGTTTTGTTCGCTCCTACGGTTCCATCTGAACCTAAGCCCCAGAACTTGCAACTAATAGTTCCTTCTGGAGTTGTTTCTATACTCTCTCCTTCTTGTAATGAGGTATTAGTAACATCATCTACTATTCCTATAGTAAATCTATCTTTTGGTTGACCTTGCTTTAAATTATCGAAAACAGCTACAATTTGAGATGGTAATGTATCCTTTGAACCCAAACCATAACGTCCTCCAATAATAACTGGTTTATCAGTAGTATCATAGAAAACCTTACATACATCTAGGTATAAAGGTTCACCTACAGAACCAGGCTCCTTTGTACGATCAAGTACTGCTATCTTCTTTACAGTCTTAGGAAATACTTTCATAAAATAATTTGAGCAGAATGGACGATATAAATGTACCTTTATAACTCCAACCTTCTCACCCTTAGCTGATAAATAGTCTACAGTTTCTTCTATAGTATCGCACACTGACCCCATGGCTACTATGATATTCTCAGCATCAGCAGCTCCATAATAATCAAAAGGATGATAAGCTCTTCCTGTTATTTTTTCTATTTCTCTCATATAGTTCTCTACAATATTAGGAACTTCTTCATAGAACTTATTAGCAGCTTCTCTTCCTTGGAAATAGATATCAGGATTTTGAGCTGTTCCTCTAAGAGTAGGATGTTCTGGATTTAATGCTCTATCTCTAAACTCCTTTATAGCTTTATAATCTACTAATTTTGCTATATCTTCATAATTAATAGTTTCAATCTTTTGATATTCATGAGATGTTCTAAACCCATCAAAAAAGTGTAAAAATGGCACCCTAGACTTGATAGCAGCAAGATGAGCTACATTTGTCAAATCCATTACTTCTTGAACATTTGAAGATGCTAATAATGCTACTCCTGTTTGTCTTGTTGCCATAACATCTTGGTGATCACCAAAAATTGATAAAGCATGTGTTGCTATAGCTCTAGCAGTAACATGAAACACTCCTGGCAACAATTCTCCAGCTATTTTATATAAGTTAGGAATCATTAATAACAGCCCTTGTGAAGCTGTATATGTAGTTGTAAGTGCTCCTGCTGCTAATGACCCATGAACTGCTCCTGCTGCTCCTGCTTCTGACTGCATTTCAACAACTTTTACTGGCTGACCAAAGATATTTTTCTTTCCATGAACAGCCCACTCATCTACCCCCTCTGCCATAGGAGTTGATGGAGTAATTGGATAAATTGCTGCGACCTCTGTATAAGCATAGGATGCTTCAGCAGCAGCTTGATTTCCATCCATTGTTTTCATTTTATTAGACATAAAAGGCCTCCTTAATAAAACATTAATTTTAAATAACGTAGTTATTATTTGCATGTAATTCATTAGAAATACATATAAAATAAAAAATAACCTAGAAATGATAAAAACTTTCTAGATTATTCTTCTTTTCCTCGGTTTGTATTCTATATATGTTTATATAGATGTGGATTTACGAGTAAAACCATCAGAAAATTGATCTACTATCCCTTGTGTCATCACGTCTGCCATTTTTAATGCCTGCCTTTCAAGGTCGTCATACTGATTAACTCCAGCCTCATAATCCTTAGTAAGCATATCAACAGCTTCTTGCTTAACCATTCTTAAATGTTCTTCTAACATTGCTCTCCAATCATCTTCTGACCAGTATGGATTTATACTTGCAAGAAATGCAGCTATTTCATGAGCATTATCGTACCATTTTCTCTCTATATCTTTTGCAGCTTCATTATCTCCTGCCTTAGCTGCCTTAACAAGATCTGCTGCTATGACAAGATGGCTAGTAAGTAAATCAGCAAACTTAGCTGCCTTTTCATCACCATAAAAAGGTCTTACTGCTGCTTCAAAATCCTTTGGATTACGTAGAAGTCTCTTTACAACAAAATCAACATCTGGCAAGCCAAATACTAAACTAACAATTGTCATTCTTGTCCAAGTCCCATGTTGCTCCCAAAGCATTCTCAAATAATTCTTCAATCCTGCTTCTGTCTTACTAACATCTGAACGCATGCCAATATTCATTCGATTATACTCTCTATATTGAGGACAGATATTAATTCTTTGTCCACTACGAAGAAACTCTAGGTCTAGGTTTGGATTTACAAGAGCAATTGTATCTACATCTGTGTTAAATCTTTGTGCTAAACTCACCAAGTTGTCATCTGGTTCTATTGTATAAAGTATTGTATCAATTGGGTATGAATTCACCTTTGTCACCACTATAAATAATATTTGTTACTATACTATGGTTATATATCTTATCATGTTACATTTATATCGAAGCCTGAACATTGACTTTAGAAGCTCAAAGATCATACATCTTATCATATTGTATTACTATTATTTAATATATTTCACTTTAATACAATTTCTATATTATGATACGATACATACTCTACCTGATACTTATTCCTTATTATCTATGCCTTATATATAAATCAGAAAAAAATGATAAAGGTTAGCAACAAATATATTGCTAACCTTTATCCATATAGAACTGTTCCATAATAATGTTGGTGAAAATATTAATGGACAAGTTACAAAAATTCGACATTTTTCTACCAACATTTAAGTGGAACAGTTCTATACACATCTAAACTATATATGTGATTACTTATATGCTTTTAACACTCATAAAACCAATATCTTATAACTTGTGACTTACATTATTTAGAGTAATACACAATCAAACAACCTTCCTAAATAGCTTGATTTTTCTCATCAGTTACTTTTTCACCACTATTATCTTTCTTAGCAACTGCATTATCAAATAGTACCTTTCCTAAGTACCCTACCAAAATTATATTCATTAATGAAGTTAATTGAAGAGCCATAGTAAAAGCCGTGTCCCCTATATTAAAGAATACAGAAGAAATATTTAAATAGTTAGTTATAGTAAAACCTAAAGCTAAGATAAGAAATCTTCTATCCTTTAGATATATAAATGCTAACATTGATAATGCTACCGCAGAGAATAAATATCTTTCATGCATTCCTGATGAAAAAGTAAATACTCCTGCAATTTGGAATAATGCTATAGCTGGCACAAAAGCTCTGTTTTTTCCTTTAGCATATATAACCCATGAGAATAATGATACTGCTACAATAAAAATCATTCCCCAAGTATGGTAGTTAAATATGAATAAAGTTGTTGTATTTTTCACTCCATTAGCTCCAATCAAAGCAAAAAAGTTAAATCCGTTTACAGATGCAAAAGGATACTCTGATATAGTCTTAGAGTAAAGATTCAATATCCATAATGGACTCTGTTGACCAAAAGAAAATGGAAGTATTATTACCACTACTGTAATTAATGCAGAAATTGCTGCATATATAAAGTTCTTTATCTTCCTTTGTCCTACTAATTCATAGAACAATATTGGAAGAAATATAATTCCTTGTGGTTTCATAAGTACGCAGGCTGCAAACATCGCTGATGAAAATACGTATTTCTTTTCTGATAGTAAATATACTGCAACAACAAGTAATAATGTAAAGAAAGAATCAACTTGCCCCCAAAATGTAGAAACAAAAAATATTGCTGGATTGAAAATGTAAAATGTAGCTAACAAAATACTAACCTCTACACTAAAGCGCTTTTTGCTAAGCTTATATATAAAATAAGCAGTAATAACTTCAGCAATTATTGATGGCACCTTAAGTAATAATACAAAGTATGAACTTAATCCATCTATGGTCGCAATCTTTCCTATTAGACCTAAAACATATATATATAATGGTGGATAATCAGCTTGCATAGCACTTGAGTAGAATTGTGTTAAGCTTTTTGCAGCACTTTCTGCCCAATTCTTAAACAGATTTATATCATTATGCCCCCCCATAAGTGTTGAGACTGTAATTCTTAATAAAAATCCTACACTTAGTAATGTAAATATTATAACCTTCTCATTAGATAAATTAATCTTTATTTTCTTTTGCTTATAAAAATAATAAATTACACAACACATTATTAAAAATACTACTGAATATACTGTAAGTGCTGGTAGGTATGTAGTATCTGCATTTCCTCTTTGTACCACGCCACCTTCCATACCATGTTGCATGCCATTGTTTCCATTTTGCATATTATTAGGCTGAAACCCACCATTCTCATTTTGAGCATTCCCTGAGCTGCTATTTGGAGATGGCATATTAGGAGGTTGATTCATTCTACCATTCTTGTTATTAGACATATCATGCATCCTTCCAAATTGACTACTATTTGAAACATTACTACTCTTATAATTCTTAACTGAATATATACATAAAAATAATGATACTATCAAAATAGCAACTATACTTATCTTAAAAGAATATCTTTTTAAATTAGCTTTCTTCACTTTATTTTCCCCTTTCACTACTTACTTTTCAAAACCTCTTATTAGTTTCAACTATATAATAAAGTTCAATTGTCATGGTTTTGTGAAGGGTTTATGTACAATTAATGATTTTTGCTAATTTATTCGTTATATAAAATGACACATCCTCAAATTTCTTTTAAACCACAAAAAAGTACACCACAAATGTTAGTTACCTATAACACTTGTGGTGCACTTCACTTTATTTACTAAAAAAATATATTCTTATGAGAATTTCCTAATCTGATAAGTCTTATTATATTGATAAGTCCTATCCTAAAAATACATTATGCTAATCTCCCCATAAGCACTGTATTATAGTAACTTCCATCCTTATGTAGACGATCCTTTATTAATAATCCCTCTTCTACAAATCCATATCTCTTATATAACTCAATTGCTTTAGCATTCTCCTCTACAACAGTTAGTGAAATCTTTTTAATTCCTGAATTATCTGCCCATTCTAAAATACTTTCCAGCAGTACTTTTCCAATTCCATAACCCCAGTATTCCTTTGCTATGCATATGCCAAACTCAGCTTTATGTCTGAATCTACTTAATGTATTTCCCTCACAACGAGCGAATCCAACTATTTTTTCATTTACTTCTGCTACTAAAAATATATTCTTTTCTGCCACAGAATCCTCATAAATTACTTTTTGAAAATCTTCTGGTGATAAAAATCCTTCACCAGACTCCCTATCCATATATTCTGTTTCACCATCAATTTTAACTCTGAGTTTAGATAATTCAACTGCATCGTTTTTGTTTGGGCAACGAAGTAGCCATCTTAAATTTTTACCTTGTATTATTTTATTTTCTATTATCATTTCTTGCCGTTACCAATAACCTATAAAATGTATTAGTAATAACTAATTTCTTAATTTATAGATTTCTAGCAACACTCCCCTCCCCGTACAACTAATTTTATCTATAAGCCTAACCTTTATTCTATACCATTTTAAATGCTTAAATCTATATATTTTAAATCAGGCAATTTCTCTGAAACAATTTCATAGGCAAGATTAATCCAACTATCACACTTGTTCAAAATAATAGCATCACTAGATATTACATAACCCTTAGTTTCTAAAACAACATCTGCATTGTTAACTAATTCTACGTTTACCTCATAGGAAACACCAGCCAATAATTCTAATATTCTTTGCTTTAACCTACCTGTGTTTGATACAGGCGAATCCAAATAAAAATAAACTTTTCCTACTTTCATCTCTTCTAATTTTTGTCCAATTAAATTAATTGCAATATCTGTTTTATCAATAAGCTTATATGTACCTCTAAGTCCAGCCAAATCTCGTATAGTCCCGTCCATACACTTAATCATTGTTGATTCAGAAAGTGCTATTTCCATGGAAATAATAAGATTTAGTCCATCTATATACACAGTTTCACCTTCAAACCCACTTGTAATTTGCTTACTTTTTCTCTTTTGTATATCTTCTGAAGGGGAAGTAGCTCTTACAATTGCTAGCCTCTGTCTTTCTGATAATAAATAATGATTTCCTGCGAATGTAGATGCATTCTTTATTGGATATCCTCTATCTATAAGCATGAATATATCTGATTGAGCTCGTTTTACTTTTTCTAAGTTCTCACCATTAAATTCTTTTTCATCTGTTGGAACGTAACCACGTTTTACTTCTTTACTCATAGTTCACCTCAATTACTGATTAAAAAATCTTTCTTAATTTATATTAGCACAAAATGAATACACTCAATAAAAATATATTGCCAGTGAACATACAAATACTAAATTAAAAACTCTTTTTAACCTTTACTTATTATACTAATAAACCATCTCAAACAGCGTATTTCCTATAAATATTTATATATATTTCTTCTTTTATATTTATATATTTTTATTCTTTTGTATTTTAATATCTACTCGCTTTTTATGAAATAGTTATTCCTTCATCATATTCATTCCAAGCTTTGTAACAATACTTCTTGGAATAAATCTTACCGATTCAGCAACAAGTTTGTTTGAGAATCCTGTAATAACTACTGATTTACCTTTCATTAAAGCTTTATATCCTATCTCTGCTACTCTGCTTGCATCTAGTAACTTCCCTTTAAATATTTTTATACCTTCAATATTCGCCCTCTTTGCAAAATTAGTCCTTGTAGCCCCAGGACAAAGAGTAGTAACTGTTACTCCTGTGCCCTTTAGCTCTTCACCTATCCCTTCCGAAAGATGTAACACAAATGCTTTTGATGCACAATAAGCTGAATTTAAAGGACACGGCTGAAAGGCCCCTGTAGATGCAATATTAAGTATTTTTCCTTCTCCTCTCTTAATCATTCCATCAACATATAATCTAGTTAGCTTTGTCATTGCAAACATATTTATATACATCAAGTTTATGGTATCTTCTATATCCACATCACAAAAGTTACCATATACTTGTATTCCAGCGTTGTTAACTAAAATATCAATATTTATAGAATTTTGCTTTGTATAATCAAATATTACTTTAGGAGCTGATGGAGTTGCTAAATTTTGAGCAATAGTTACAATTTGCACTTTGCTATTTTCCATGCTGATTATACTTTTAGCTTTTTCAAGATTCTCCTTGTTTTGTGAAACCAAAACTAAATTATAACCTTTCCTTGCAAATATTTTTGAAAATTCCAAACCAATTCCACTGGATGCCCCTGTAATTAATACTGTTTTATTCATATAATTTCATCTCCCTGTTTCTTGTTAATATATTTATATACTATTGGGCTATCAGGAGAAATGATTGTCCACGCAAAATAATTGACATTCAACGCAAATAAAAATAAGATTTATATATCTATATATTTCTAAGGGTGGTCAAAATATGAACTCTATGACATCTATTTCAGCTACAAAAATTTCAGCATTTTTAAATAATATTGATACTTATGGTATATCTACAGATCAAGTTATTTCCTGTGCTAATGTTAAGCCTTTTGTATTATCATCACCAGATAATAGACTATCTGGTGATGAAGCACAAAAAATCATTGAAACTGCTGCAAGATTAACTCAGGATGATGACCTTGGCCTTCATCAAGGTGAACATTTATCTAAAGGATTTTCCAACATCTTAGGATACATCTTAATGAATTGTTCTACATTAGAGGAATGTTGGACAAAATATTGTAAATATGAAAAAATTATTGATAGTACTAGTATATCTAATTTTCATATCATAGATAAAAATGCTGTATTTAGCAATATAACTATTGATAAATCTCTAAAATTCAACAGGCATTTTTCAGATTTTAAAGTTGTTGGAATACTTGCATATATTAGATTACTATCCAACAAAAATATTCAATTGCATGAGGTCCATTTTACTTACCCTAAACCACAAGACACTTCTGAATATGAAAGAATATTTCAAAGCAAGGTGTATTTTCATCAATCAGCTAATGCTTTAATATTTGATAGTGATC comes from Clostridium sp. TW13 and encodes:
- a CDS encoding DUF3787 domain-containing protein, producing MEDKNKKEHFMGIPIEKHDTAAWANIEDTKPVSNVSVPAKSETRNAKDWVDANQK
- the nifJ gene encoding pyruvate:ferredoxin (flavodoxin) oxidoreductase, whose product is MSNKMKTMDGNQAAAEASYAYTEVAAIYPITPSTPMAEGVDEWAVHGKKNIFGQPVKVVEMQSEAGAAGAVHGSLAAGALTTTYTASQGLLLMIPNLYKIAGELLPGVFHVTARAIATHALSIFGDHQDVMATRQTGVALLASSNVQEVMDLTNVAHLAAIKSRVPFLHFFDGFRTSHEYQKIETINYEDIAKLVDYKAIKEFRDRALNPEHPTLRGTAQNPDIYFQGREAANKFYEEVPNIVENYMREIEKITGRAYHPFDYYGAADAENIIVAMGSVCDTIEETVDYLSAKGEKVGVIKVHLYRPFCSNYFMKVFPKTVKKIAVLDRTKEPGSVGEPLYLDVCKVFYDTTDKPVIIGGRYGLGSKDTLPSQIVAVFDNLKQGQPKDRFTIGIVDDVTNTSLQEGESIETTPEGTISCKFWGLGSDGTVGANKTAVKIIGDNTDLYAQAYFAYDSKKSGGSTISHLRFGKQRIKSPYLINNADYIACHNKSFIYNFDVLKGLKKNGTFVLNCPWKDQELEENLPASMKKYLAENNINFYTIDAVSVARNIGLGGRINMIMQSAFFKLANVIEVNQAVELLKSSVEKSYGKKGQKIVDMNKAAIDQGIELVHKVTIPDTWKNAQAKDTAVKEEPDFVKNIQRVMARNEGDNLPVSAFNGMEDGTFPLGTTSYEKRGIAVMVPEWQIDKCIQCNQCSYICPHAVIRPYLLNEEEKQKAIDTFMTKDAVGKGLEGLGYRIQISPLDCTGCGNCADVCPAPGKALIMKSAEEQILEQAENWEYGLTISTKNNLMDPKTLKGSQFVRPLLEFNGACPGCGETPYIKLLTQLFGDRMMIANATGCSSIWGGSAPSIPYSTNSEGKGPSWGNSLFEDNAEYGFGMYIGVKQIREKLVQLMQQALQTEIAPELKDAFNQWLASVDDAEGSKEATAKIVEALKNQDCENNQVFKEIMERKDYLVKKSQWIIGGDGWAYDIGFGGVDQVLSSGEDVNIFVMDTEIYSNTGGQSSKSTPTGAVAKFAAAGKKTKKKDLGMMAMSYGYVYVAQIALGANMNHAIKAIAEAEAYKGPSLIIAYAPCISHGIKSGMGTSIAEEKKAVESGYWHLYRYNPMLSEEGSNPFTLDSKEPTKPFKEFIQGEIRYSSLMTMFPDIAEKMADAAEKNARERYDKYKYLADK
- a CDS encoding LysM peptidoglycan-binding domain-containing protein — its product is MNSYPIDTILYTIEPDDNLVSLAQRFNTDVDTIALVNPNLDLEFLRSGQRINICPQYREYNRMNIGMRSDVSKTEAGLKNYLRMLWEQHGTWTRMTIVSLVFGLPDVDFVVKRLLRNPKDFEAAVRPFYGDEKAAKFADLLTSHLVIAADLVKAAKAGDNEAAKDIERKWYDNAHEIAAFLASINPYWSEDDWRAMLEEHLRMVKQEAVDMLTKDYEAGVNQYDDLERQALKMADVMTQGIVDQFSDGFTRKSTSI
- a CDS encoding glycosyltransferase family 39 protein, with the translated sequence MKKANLKRYSFKISIVAILIVSLFLCIYSVKNYKSSNVSNSSQFGRMHDMSNNKNGRMNQPPNMPSPNSSSGNAQNENGGFQPNNMQNGNNGMQHGMEGGVVQRGNADTTYLPALTVYSVVFLIMCCVIYYFYKQKKIKINLSNEKVIIFTLLSVGFLLRITVSTLMGGHNDINLFKNWAESAAKSLTQFYSSAMQADYPPLYIYVLGLIGKIATIDGLSSYFVLLLKVPSIIAEVITAYFIYKLSKKRFSVEVSILLATFYIFNPAIFFVSTFWGQVDSFFTLLLVVAVYLLSEKKYVFSSAMFAACVLMKPQGIIFLPILFYELVGQRKIKNFIYAAISALITVVVIILPFSFGQQSPLWILNLYSKTISEYPFASVNGFNFFALIGANGVKNTTTLFIFNYHTWGMIFIVAVSLFSWVIYAKGKNRAFVPAIALFQIAGVFTFSSGMHERYLFSAVALSMLAFIYLKDRRFLILALGFTITNYLNISSVFFNIGDTAFTMALQLTSLMNIILVGYLGKVLFDNAVAKKDNSGEKVTDEKNQAI
- a CDS encoding GNAT family N-acetyltransferase — translated: MIIENKIIQGKNLRWLLRCPNKNDAVELSKLRVKIDGETEYMDRESGEGFLSPEDFQKVIYEDSVAEKNIFLVAEVNEKIVGFARCEGNTLSRFRHKAEFGICIAKEYWGYGIGKVLLESILEWADNSGIKKISLTVVEENAKAIELYKRYGFVEEGLLIKDRLHKDGSYYNTVLMGRLA
- a CDS encoding DUF434 domain-containing protein; protein product: MSKEVKRGYVPTDEKEFNGENLEKVKRAQSDIFMLIDRGYPIKNASTFAGNHYLLSERQRLAIVRATSPSEDIQKRKSKQITSGFEGETVYIDGLNLIISMEIALSESTMIKCMDGTIRDLAGLRGTYKLIDKTDIAINLIGQKLEEMKVGKVYFYLDSPVSNTGRLKQRILELLAGVSYEVNVELVNNADVVLETKGYVISSDAIILNKCDSWINLAYEIVSEKLPDLKYIDLSI
- a CDS encoding SDR family NAD(P)-dependent oxidoreductase; its protein translation is MNKTVLITGASSGIGLEFSKIFARKGYNLVLVSQNKENLEKAKSIISMENSKVQIVTIAQNLATPSAPKVIFDYTKQNSINIDILVNNAGIQVYGNFCDVDIEDTINLMYINMFAMTKLTRLYVDGMIKRGEGKILNIASTGAFQPCPLNSAYCASKAFVLHLSEGIGEELKGTGVTVTTLCPGATRTNFAKRANIEGIKIFKGKLLDASRVAEIGYKALMKGKSVVITGFSNKLVAESVRFIPRSIVTKLGMNMMKE
- a CDS encoding AraC family transcriptional regulator; the encoded protein is MNSMTSISATKISAFLNNIDTYGISTDQVISCANVKPFVLSSPDNRLSGDEAQKIIETAARLTQDDDLGLHQGEHLSKGFSNILGYILMNCSTLEECWTKYCKYEKIIDSTSISNFHIIDKNAVFSNITIDKSLKFNRHFSDFKVVGILAYIRLLSNKNIQLHEVHFTYPKPQDTSEYERIFQSKVYFHQSANALIFDSDLLNTSVIEPNRNLLLMFENNAQETLETLNNNNIYTNKVNEILLKEIQRGSCPSIETVAQKLFLSVRNLQLYLHEENTSYIKLLKKVRNELAQKYLKDRNISIDEITYILGFSETSAFHRAFKSWTGLTPLQFKNGNLNINKKI